The genomic stretch TATATAAAGTAATCCCCGGCAAGGAGGCGCAGGCGCTCACCATCCTGGACGAGCAGGCCGCCGCCAAGCGCCGCCTGGAGGGCTGCCGCGACGCCCGCGTCCTCTCCGCGTCGCGCTCCGTCGCCAGCCCCTCCACCGACCCCGAGCTTATCCTCACCTTGGCCGAGTTCGACGACGCCGCGGCCTACGCCGCGTTTCGGGA from bacterium encodes the following:
- a CDS encoding antibiotic biosynthesis monooxygenase; this translates as MLVEFALYKVIPGKEAQALTILDEQAAAKRRLEGCRDARVLSASRSVASPSTDPELILTLAEFDDAAAYAAFR